The Vibrio ishigakensis genome has a window encoding:
- a CDS encoding sensor domain-containing diguanylate cyclase — protein sequence MPRVDTQKLQIPNKTYRSWQDMLEILAQFARVPIASINRLSANQLEVYCVNHNPNNPYRVGTALPLNGEQFCETVLKNDKVFRIKNALESSDWHKKSPVVNLGIRAYLGIPIHWPNGSPFGTLSIHDVKPNQFKPQVLELLSVFKDSVEAQLTVIYQNQKLQRNNEALMSRIHNRTVELASLSYQLDQEASRRKQLEREVHYQQYHDIGSGLLNAKAWELESNRLINQTDLYNQEIAVFYVGISNGARIQTELGAEALDNVIKQLKEKLGRLGHFKQIVARPHSSDIAYTLVNPISNSQYDSTIQRVLDTTSQEFQVGENSLRLQAYIGVSVTEPHAGQRNLGVTVQARQAMQSAQESGKRILFFDEASIDSGTRFNRMESYFMESLRDQTLSLHFQPQVSVHSGLWESATTSVHWDHPILGSVSELSINQMCDQPDLADAMCQFLVHKAMETAVKWRKHNPDFRIAIKLSASQFASKLLPEILQTNLNQFKLPTDAIELEISEKNLVANEAALSSALDDLSKMGITLTMSDFGHGHASFSYLKHSPFKRIKIDKSFTYNLQHSSEDRAFLYSLMQIIEKLKLDPVLTGIETQEQEQWLMQFNTPFAEGEKYQSPIDSKEFEQALSRQALSIQTYSAIR from the coding sequence ATGCCTAGGGTTGATACACAAAAGCTGCAGATACCGAACAAGACCTACCGCTCTTGGCAGGATATGCTTGAGATCTTGGCCCAATTTGCTCGAGTACCCATCGCCTCGATCAACCGGTTGTCGGCCAACCAGCTAGAGGTGTATTGCGTCAACCATAATCCCAACAACCCCTATCGTGTCGGTACAGCACTTCCATTAAACGGTGAGCAGTTTTGTGAAACCGTACTAAAAAATGACAAGGTCTTCCGCATCAAGAATGCCCTGGAATCTTCGGATTGGCACAAGAAAAGCCCAGTGGTAAACCTAGGTATTCGCGCTTACCTCGGCATCCCTATTCATTGGCCTAATGGCAGTCCTTTTGGCACCCTTTCAATCCACGATGTGAAGCCTAATCAATTCAAGCCACAAGTATTAGAACTGCTGTCGGTATTTAAAGACTCTGTAGAAGCGCAGCTTACTGTTATCTATCAGAATCAAAAGTTACAACGCAACAATGAGGCACTGATGTCTCGTATCCACAACCGTACCGTTGAGCTTGCAAGCCTTAGCTATCAGTTAGACCAAGAGGCCTCTAGAAGAAAACAGCTTGAACGAGAGGTGCACTATCAACAATACCACGATATCGGCAGTGGTCTGTTAAACGCCAAAGCTTGGGAGCTTGAGAGTAACCGGTTGATCAACCAAACCGACCTATACAACCAAGAGATAGCGGTCTTCTATGTAGGCATAAGCAATGGTGCGAGGATACAAACAGAGCTCGGCGCGGAGGCGCTAGATAATGTCATCAAACAGCTCAAAGAGAAGCTAGGGCGTCTCGGTCATTTCAAACAGATCGTCGCCCGTCCCCACAGTTCAGATATCGCCTATACACTAGTAAACCCCATCTCTAACAGCCAGTATGATTCCACCATTCAAAGGGTGTTAGACACCACCTCACAAGAGTTCCAAGTGGGCGAAAACAGCCTTAGGCTTCAAGCCTATATTGGGGTGTCTGTCACCGAACCCCACGCGGGGCAGCGTAATCTAGGCGTGACGGTGCAAGCAAGACAGGCAATGCAAAGTGCGCAAGAGTCAGGCAAACGAATCTTGTTCTTCGATGAAGCGAGCATCGACAGTGGAACTCGCTTTAATCGTATGGAAAGCTACTTTATGGAGTCGTTGCGAGACCAGACCTTAAGTCTGCATTTTCAGCCACAGGTATCTGTGCACAGCGGGCTTTGGGAGAGCGCAACCACCAGCGTACATTGGGACCACCCTATTCTGGGCTCAGTCTCAGAGCTCTCTATCAATCAAATGTGCGATCAGCCCGATCTTGCCGATGCCATGTGTCAGTTTTTAGTGCATAAGGCGATGGAAACCGCAGTGAAGTGGCGCAAGCACAATCCTGATTTCCGCATTGCAATCAAGTTAAGTGCCAGTCAATTTGCCTCTAAACTGCTTCCTGAGATACTGCAAACCAATCTCAACCAGTTCAAGCTTCCAACAGACGCAATAGAACTAGAGATATCAGAAAAGAACCTAGTGGCCAACGAGGCAGCGCTAAGTTCTGCATTGGATGATCTTTCTAAGATGGGGATCACTCTAACCATGAGTGATTTTGGCCACGGCCACGCCTCGTTCAGTTACCTAAAACACAGTCCGTTCAAGCGTATCAAGATAGACAAGAGCTTTACCTACAACCTGCAACACAGCTCTGAAGATAGAGCCTTTCTATACTCACTAATGCAGATCATCGAAAAATTAAAGCTGGATCCTGTCTTAACTGGTATAGAAACTCAGGAGCAGGAACAGTGGTTGATGCAGTTCAATACTCCGTTTGCCGAGGGTGAAAAGTACCAATCACCGATTGATAGCAAAGAATTTGAACAAGCTCTGAGCAGGCAAGCCCTCTCCATACAAACTTATTCAGCAATTCGCTGA